A genomic stretch from Lathyrus oleraceus cultivar Zhongwan6 chromosome 2, CAAS_Psat_ZW6_1.0, whole genome shotgun sequence includes:
- the LOC127122985 gene encoding uncharacterized protein LOC127122985, protein MRSQKASKDEKVIPPGEQTEEKNKKETKLVIKLPYPQRVTKKDLREIDFEKFMIMFKKIESHMPLFEALERMPMYTKFMEEEIVEKKPTIEEPVAWKEKCSAISLGQRIPNKQKDPGTIIVSCTIKERTFKKVLIDSGASVSLMPLSIYHRLGIQNVSDTRKNLKFADHSIKNAYGIVEDVLVTIGKLSFPVDFVIIDIPEDE, encoded by the coding sequence ATGAGAAGTCAGAAGGCCTCTAAAGATGAAAAAGTTATACCACCTGGAGAGCAAactgaagagaaaaataaaaaggaGACTAAACTGGTGATTAAGTTaccctaccctcagagagtgacaaagaaggatcTAAGAGAGATAGACTTTGAGAAATTCATGATAATGTTCAAAAAGATAGAGAGTCATATGCctttgtttgaagcactcgaGCGAATGCCCATGTACACAAAATTCATGGAAGAGGAAATCGTCGAAAAGAAACCAACAATAGAAGAACCGGTAGCCTGGAAGGAAAAGTGTAGTGCAATATCACTAGGTCAGAGAATTCCAAACAAACAGAAGGATCCTGGAACGATCATAGTATCATGCACAATAAAAGAGAGAACTTTCAAAAAGGTACTAATtgattctggagctagtgtgagtctgatgccattatcaatctatcacaggTTAGGGATTCAAAATGTCAGTGATACAAGGAAAAATTTGAAGTTTGCAGATCACTCGATAAAGAATGCATATGGGATAGTAGAAGATGTATTGGTGACAATAGGGAAATTGagttttcctgttgattttgtgatcatagacatacctgaagatgaaTAG